The genomic interval AGCATGGCAGTGACCATATATCAATCTACTAGATCTGCTGTAATATACAGAGCATTTGGCATCTCACGTTATTGGGCCCCTCCCAAAAATTTCTCCCTACCTTGAGGTTTCATTCCTTAATGTTGCCGCATTTTTGATAATGTTAACATCATTTCAGTTCCACAGAGTGTTTTATTCTAACATTCGTGTAGATGGATAGGAGATCAATGGtgtgaggtggggagggggggggggttgcatgaTGGTGGTGAGGTTCTATCTGTTAACAGAAAGTTACTTATCACTACAATTTACTGGCAGCATTCTACAATTACAACCATCAAGAGCAAAATGTCTAATTTTTAAAAGCAGTGGGAATGTCCCATTCTCCTTATTTGGTTAAGTAACGAGAATTGTCTTTAGTATTCAGGTTTGACATTTTCCCTTTGAAAGCAGATATCACACAAAGTTTCAAATAGACAAGAGTCCTGATTACTTATCTGAGTTCTTCTTGTTTGTTCCTCAACAAATACATACTAGCATACATGCATACCCATGCCTACATCCATAAACCCACACACATGTTTATTAATCCCAGGACAATTTCTAGTTTACCTGTGAATACAACTTTTGCCCTCCAAGTAAGCCATCCCTGATGTTGCGTCTTCACTCATTTTAATCTTCTCGGGGACACTCAAGGTCTTGCTGTCATCTCGAAGCAACTTCAAAAGATCTCCTCCTGCAAAGGTGACAGAGAAGCAAACATCAGTCAGTTAAATCAAtctttttaaacaatttactgatttCATCTCATAAATCTATTTTTGttgctttctagtcacttcgcccaacaaccatttcgcccaacaaccatttcgcccaaccagcctggtcatttcgcccaaccagcctggtcatttcgcccaaccagcctggtcatttcgcccaaccagcctggtcatttcgcccaaccagcctggtcatttcgcccaaccagcatggtcatttcgcccaaccagcatggtcatttcgcccaaccttatttttactaatattcagtcagaataatattactttttcttttccactacttcaatttgatttattttgggttaggttacttcgtaataggtaaataaaaaagtgaggtccgctcgatatcgatcggagtctgagcagttatttcgggtataatgggaggattacactac from Apostichopus japonicus isolate 1M-3 chromosome 19, ASM3797524v1, whole genome shotgun sequence carries:
- the LOC139960090 gene encoding tyrosine-protein kinase Fer-like, whose translation is MAAPEAMKYGGDLLKLLRDDSKTLSVPEKIKMSEDATSGMAYLEGKSCIHRDLAARNCLVGTKNILKISDFGMSREEEEE